A stretch of the Streptosporangium sp. NBC_01755 genome encodes the following:
- a CDS encoding helix-turn-helix domain-containing protein: MTGQDWNPDLTYAERSEHTGDRIAKARKLRNLTQEGLAGLAHVSRSLIAKVESGARPATPSLVAAVARACSVDPAEINGQPYRGTDERSDAVHAAIPAIRVALAYVDVAPELGMPPRTLDELAAEVVALQKLQKSVSYAQLGALLPALLEELTIQVMELDTVRAWRLLNRAQALAGSLVRRLGYNDLAQVVVERTTLSAQRAEDPYLPYVVTLGRARLLMTMGSWDVALKMVQQAMSKVDQDNPVSTEVFGALHLNAAITAARAGKTADAWEHHGTATEAAARISPRDRRDPYGLQMNPGNASIHGCAVAVELGDFDQAIRLDQGVDLSGPDNNDERRAHHEIDMARAHLWVNDNDRALKRMINAERVAPQMTRFHPSAREAVRQLVRVHRRIPEPLRALQGRMTV; this comes from the coding sequence ATGACCGGGCAGGACTGGAACCCCGACCTGACGTACGCCGAGCGTAGCGAGCACACCGGGGACCGGATAGCCAAGGCGCGGAAGCTCCGAAATCTCACCCAGGAAGGCTTGGCCGGGCTCGCGCATGTCTCTCGAAGCTTGATCGCCAAGGTCGAGTCGGGCGCCAGGCCCGCCACCCCGTCTCTTGTCGCAGCTGTCGCACGGGCCTGCTCGGTGGATCCGGCGGAGATCAACGGGCAACCATACCGGGGCACCGACGAACGCAGTGACGCCGTGCACGCGGCGATTCCTGCCATTCGTGTGGCCTTGGCCTATGTGGACGTCGCACCCGAACTGGGCATGCCTCCCCGAACGCTCGACGAGTTGGCCGCTGAGGTGGTCGCGCTTCAGAAGCTTCAAAAATCTGTGTCGTACGCCCAGCTCGGCGCTCTGCTGCCTGCGCTCCTGGAGGAATTGACGATTCAGGTCATGGAACTGGATACGGTTCGTGCCTGGCGTCTGCTCAACCGTGCTCAAGCGCTGGCTGGATCCCTGGTACGCCGCCTCGGCTACAACGACCTGGCACAGGTCGTGGTGGAACGAACGACGCTCTCCGCGCAGCGCGCGGAAGATCCATATCTGCCGTATGTGGTCACCCTGGGCCGGGCACGGTTGCTGATGACCATGGGTTCCTGGGATGTCGCCCTCAAAATGGTCCAGCAGGCCATGAGTAAAGTCGATCAGGATAACCCGGTGTCAACGGAGGTTTTCGGGGCGCTGCATCTGAACGCGGCCATCACCGCCGCGAGAGCGGGGAAGACAGCGGATGCCTGGGAGCACCACGGGACCGCGACCGAGGCGGCGGCACGGATCAGCCCAAGAGATCGTCGCGACCCTTACGGCCTGCAGATGAACCCGGGGAACGCCTCAATTCACGGGTGTGCGGTGGCCGTCGAACTGGGTGATTTCGATCAAGCCATTCGGCTGGACCAGGGTGTCGACCTATCCGGACCGGACAACAATGACGAGCGCCGGGCGCACCACGAGATCGACATGGCAAGGGCTCATCTGTGGGTCAACGACAACGACAGGGCGCTCAAGCGCATGATCAACGCTGAGCGGGTCGCGCCGCAGATGACGCGCTTCCACCCTTCGGCAAGAGAGGCGGTCCGCCAGCTCGTACGAGTCCATCGCAGGATTCCGGAACCACTGCGTGCGCTGCAAGGGCGCATGACCGTCTGA
- a CDS encoding HAD family hydrolase codes for MWDVDHTLIENAGVSKETYAAAFELLTGRPAEHRARTDGRTDPEIMRDLLERHDVQVTPAHLARFPEVLTCALAARRDRLRQRGHALPGAREAIAALGQMPGVIQSVLTGNVQPNAFTKVEVFNLHGGLDFEVGGYGSDDLVRAHLVEVARNRARAKYQVMLDASSTVLIGDTIRDIQAARRGGAVAIGVASGPNTVAELLAEGADVALADLADTAAVVKAVTDVQAQISAHLKA; via the coding sequence TTGTGGGATGTCGACCATACTCTGATCGAGAACGCAGGCGTCAGCAAGGAGACCTACGCGGCCGCGTTCGAGTTGCTGACCGGCCGGCCTGCCGAGCACCGTGCCCGAACAGATGGCCGGACCGATCCGGAGATCATGCGCGATCTTCTGGAGCGGCATGACGTGCAGGTCACGCCGGCGCATCTGGCCCGGTTCCCGGAGGTGTTGACCTGTGCCCTGGCCGCGAGACGAGACCGGCTGCGTCAACGTGGCCACGCGTTGCCGGGCGCGCGGGAGGCGATCGCCGCGCTGGGCCAGATGCCCGGGGTCATCCAATCCGTGCTGACCGGGAACGTGCAGCCCAACGCGTTCACCAAAGTGGAGGTGTTCAATCTACACGGTGGGCTGGATTTCGAGGTGGGTGGATATGGGTCTGATGACCTGGTCCGGGCCCACCTGGTGGAGGTGGCCCGCAACCGGGCCAGGGCCAAGTACCAGGTCATGCTCGACGCGTCGAGCACGGTGCTGATCGGCGACACCATCCGCGACATCCAAGCCGCCCGCCGCGGCGGAGCTGTCGCCATCGGGGTGGCTTCTGGGCCGAATACCGTGGCCGAACTGCTCGCGGAGGGGGCGGATGTGGCGCTGGCGGATCTGGCCGACACCGCCGCCGTGGTGAAGGCGGTCACCGATGTTCAGGCTCAGATTTCGGCGCACCTGAAGGCCTGA
- a CDS encoding XRE family transcriptional regulator codes for MVNERLRNTLLSSPYTEASLAAHLGLDTKSVQRWITKNITPRRATAHRAAQTLNVPLAWLWPELAIEPTAAAESEIVRLYPHRSDTPRQMWLDLLTQARSQVWLFANASLFLPEDNPDSITVLKDKAAAGVSVRIMMGDPDCPEMTLRGVEERLYDAIPARIRMALAYYSPLSQAPGIQFRLHRTSLYNSIFRYDEEMLVNQHIYGTYGYIAPILHLRRVDGGDFFDTYLRSFERVWESAYPIQESNFYQQRQILIEESIRPSGAPKSEPEHR; via the coding sequence ATGGTCAATGAGCGCCTGCGCAACACGCTGCTGTCCAGCCCCTACACCGAGGCCTCTCTCGCCGCCCACCTCGGCCTGGACACCAAAAGCGTGCAGCGGTGGATCACCAAGAACATCACCCCCCGCCGGGCGACCGCTCACCGCGCCGCGCAAACCCTGAACGTCCCCCTCGCCTGGCTATGGCCCGAGCTTGCCATCGAGCCGACCGCGGCGGCGGAATCGGAGATTGTTCGGCTATATCCGCATCGCTCCGACACTCCCCGCCAGATGTGGCTGGATCTGCTCACCCAGGCGCGCAGCCAGGTATGGCTGTTCGCCAACGCCAGCCTGTTCCTGCCCGAGGACAACCCCGACTCCATCACGGTCCTCAAAGACAAGGCAGCCGCAGGAGTGAGCGTGCGCATCATGATGGGCGATCCCGACTGTCCGGAGATGACACTCCGCGGCGTGGAGGAACGCCTGTATGACGCGATCCCCGCGCGGATCCGGATGGCTCTGGCCTACTACAGCCCGCTGTCGCAGGCCCCCGGCATCCAGTTCCGTCTCCACCGCACCTCTTTGTACAATTCGATCTTCCGCTATGACGAGGAGATGCTGGTCAACCAGCACATTTACGGGACCTACGGCTACATCGCGCCGATCTTGCACCTGCGGCGTGTCGACGGCGGTGACTTCTTCGACACTTACCTGCGCAGCTTCGAGCGCGTCTGGGAGAGTGCCTATCCGATCCAGGAGTCGAACTTCTACCAGCAGCGGCAGATCTTGATCGAGGAGAGCATCAGGCCTTCAGGTGCGCCGAAATCTGAGCCTGAACATCGGTGA
- a CDS encoding radical SAM protein, translating to MTTKRAEQVACTTAAIDSALLDRVRPEVFTVASGRTRPRRIMLPELLQTSPYLTHVAPGADPPVIYLTDTFGPTFPQGDPPAADVVFGIVGLDRQIVWQSDRRVLEMLTACAQEPCSVQHLVGRFGADRVGAAVDRTWLQTPDDLCREYRLVSGEIEVTAHCNWGCRFCPVATDPKPRQTMPMDLFEEIIAKLAEVATIDYVTFQFFNEPTLDKYFTDRLAVLAQYTPARALHQRLRTHPRQDRRAEPSRRSSPPHCQPAQHRPAGVRRADRLAQLPAHRAEPGAGDPRRIPRPDRRERRR from the coding sequence ATGACGACCAAACGGGCCGAGCAGGTGGCCTGCACTACCGCGGCGATCGATTCCGCCCTGCTGGACCGCGTCCGCCCCGAGGTATTCACCGTTGCCTCGGGGCGGACGCGCCCGAGAAGGATCATGCTGCCGGAGCTGCTTCAGACATCGCCGTATCTCACCCATGTCGCGCCGGGCGCCGATCCACCGGTCATCTACCTGACCGACACCTTCGGTCCGACGTTCCCCCAGGGTGATCCTCCGGCGGCTGACGTGGTGTTCGGGATCGTCGGGCTCGACCGTCAAATCGTGTGGCAGAGCGACCGCCGGGTGCTGGAGATGCTCACGGCGTGCGCGCAGGAGCCCTGCAGTGTTCAGCATCTGGTGGGGCGATTCGGTGCCGATCGGGTCGGCGCGGCCGTCGACCGCACCTGGCTGCAGACACCCGACGATCTTTGCCGGGAGTACCGGCTGGTGTCGGGGGAGATCGAGGTTACCGCCCACTGCAACTGGGGCTGTCGCTTCTGTCCCGTCGCCACCGACCCGAAGCCTCGCCAGACCATGCCGATGGACCTTTTCGAGGAGATCATCGCGAAACTCGCCGAGGTCGCAACGATCGACTACGTGACTTTCCAGTTCTTCAACGAACCCACCCTGGACAAGTACTTCACCGACCGCCTCGCTGTGCTGGCGCAGTACACTCCAGCTCGCGCTCTACACCAACGCCTCAGGACTCACCCAAGACAAGATCGACGCGCTGAGCCGTCACGGCGTTCTTCGCCACCTCATTGTCAACCTGCCCAGCACCGACCCGCGGGAGTTCGCAGAGCTGACCGGCTCGCGCAGCTACCCGCACACCGTGCAGAACCTGGAGCGGGCGATCCGCGCCGGATTCCGCGTCCAGATCGTCGTGAACGGCGTCGGTGA
- a CDS encoding SPASM domain-containing protein, with product MQNLERAIRAGFRVQIVVNGVGERLVRNLAGVARRYEPLGVEIYPSLTCDRVGEVGAEYFRDVRVDGRLTGCGWPVQHANVSVRGDLFLCCNDYYQREVFGNIRDGSVDDLMTSDIAVRLRRRVFGVAEAADDFLCRRCHNQKLDFPGRDFRPIATFG from the coding sequence GTGCAGAACCTGGAGCGGGCGATCCGCGCCGGATTCCGCGTCCAGATCGTCGTGAACGGCGTCGGTGAGCGCCTGGTGCGCAACCTCGCCGGGGTGGCCCGCCGGTACGAGCCGCTCGGGGTGGAGATCTATCCGAGCCTGACGTGCGACCGGGTGGGCGAGGTGGGGGCGGAGTACTTCCGGGACGTGCGGGTGGACGGGCGGCTCACCGGATGCGGGTGGCCAGTCCAGCACGCCAACGTCAGCGTTCGCGGTGACCTGTTCCTGTGCTGCAACGACTACTACCAGCGGGAGGTGTTCGGGAACATCCGCGACGGCTCGGTCGACGACCTCATGACCAGCGACATCGCGGTGCGCCTGCGGCGGCGTGTGTTCGGGGTGGCCGAGGCGGCCGACGATTTTCTGTGCCGGCGCTGTCATAACCAGAAGCTTGACTTTCCCGGCCGGGACTTCCGGCCCATCGCGACCTTCGGATGA
- a CDS encoding arylsulfotransferase family protein has translation MTILGRDGGILAAHSLYDALTSHHTPRSLIEDEIGRRRANSPNLDAARSCMPNRSSGHHRGREVSRLLRDLPGSPSDVLHANTVEILDAHPGGVWSQGDVLVSLRELNMIAVLDLAARSVRWFWGPGELSGQHQPSALPGGTVLVFDNGHAVGRSRVLEIDPSSDAIVWQYTADPPQDLFCAMAGGCERLPGGNILISDAQAGRAIEVTRDRRTVWAVQIRTTRSSTTASRAELYRISAVPAPAAATLRGGDEPARRLASARVRCELSDDVHLDLRSVP, from the coding sequence GTGACGATCCTCGGGCGCGACGGTGGCATCCTCGCGGCCCATTCGCTGTACGACGCGCTCACCTCCCACCACACCCCGCGCTCGCTAATCGAGGACGAGATCGGGCGTCGCAGAGCGAATTCGCCGAACCTCGACGCGGCACGCTCCTGCATGCCGAACCGGTCGAGCGGCCATCACCGGGGACGAGAGGTCTCCCGGTTGCTGCGAGACCTACCCGGCTCGCCCAGCGACGTTCTGCACGCCAACACGGTCGAGATCCTCGATGCCCATCCTGGCGGGGTATGGAGTCAGGGCGATGTGCTGGTCTCCTTGCGGGAACTCAACATGATCGCGGTGCTGGACCTGGCAGCCCGGTCGGTGCGGTGGTTTTGGGGGCCGGGTGAGCTCTCAGGCCAACACCAGCCCTCCGCCCTGCCCGGCGGCACCGTGCTCGTCTTCGACAACGGTCACGCCGTAGGCCGCTCCCGCGTGCTGGAGATCGACCCCAGCAGCGACGCGATCGTGTGGCAGTACACGGCCGACCCGCCGCAAGACCTGTTCTGCGCGATGGCCGGCGGCTGCGAACGACTCCCGGGCGGCAACATACTGATCAGCGACGCCCAAGCCGGACGGGCCATCGAGGTGACCCGCGACCGGCGAACCGTATGGGCCGTCCAGATCCGCACCACCCGATCGTCGACCACCGCCTCCCGCGCGGAGCTCTACCGGATCTCAGCGGTACCCGCCCCGGCCGCCGCGACCCTGCGCGGTGGCGACGAACCAGCACGGCGCCTGGCCAGCGCACGGGTGCGGTGCGAACTCAGCGACGATGTCCACCTCGATCTCAGGAGCGTCCCGTGA
- a CDS encoding class I SAM-dependent methyltransferase, translating to MSAAAAYDGFAETFADEAAGSAYNALYDRPTVLDLIGDVDGRRVLDAGCGPGLYLTELIARGADAIGFDQSADMVRHARRRLGPAVPVRRHDLDEPLDWLPDATIDLILATLVIHYVHDRVAALRELHRVLRPQGRLVLSTSHPAADWLADGGSYFDARHVDETWSCGLLHRYWRQPLQYWVEEFTAADFTIEHLVEHRPVPEMAHRYPAEYAKFPGPVMAPEPGTARRSRTHPSHPLQGPRSDRPRSDRPTRRARQPPSGAR from the coding sequence CTGAGCGCGGCAGCGGCCTACGACGGCTTCGCCGAGACCTTCGCCGACGAAGCAGCCGGCAGCGCCTACAACGCCCTCTACGACCGGCCCACCGTCCTCGATCTCATCGGCGACGTCGACGGTCGGCGCGTCCTGGACGCCGGATGCGGGCCCGGTCTGTATCTGACCGAGCTCATCGCGCGCGGTGCCGACGCCATCGGGTTCGACCAAAGCGCAGACATGGTCCGACACGCCCGCAGGCGCCTCGGCCCCGCCGTGCCCGTGCGCCGGCACGACCTCGACGAACCCCTTGACTGGCTGCCCGACGCCACCATCGACCTCATCCTCGCGACGCTGGTCATCCACTACGTCCACGACCGCGTCGCCGCCCTGCGCGAACTCCATCGCGTCCTACGCCCGCAGGGACGACTCGTCCTGTCCACCAGCCACCCGGCTGCCGACTGGCTCGCCGACGGCGGCAGCTACTTCGACGCCCGGCACGTCGACGAGACCTGGTCCTGCGGCTTGCTCCACAGATACTGGCGGCAACCCCTCCAGTACTGGGTCGAGGAGTTCACCGCCGCAGACTTCACCATCGAACACCTGGTGGAACACCGGCCCGTACCGGAAATGGCCCACCGGTACCCGGCCGAATACGCCAAATTTCCAGGACCGGTTATGGCGCCCGAACCTGGAACCGCTCGCCGATCTCGCACACATCCGAGTCATCCGCTGCAGGGTCCCCGCAGCGATCGCCCACGCTCGGATCGCCCAACGCGCCGAGCACGGCAACCACCGAGCGGCGCACGCTGA
- a CDS encoding toxin glutamine deamidase domain-containing protein — translation MSEWSLASGVYNPVVTVDGQRWRDFELEFQVAASAAAPLERERMRWGPARLDQCRPYGVAGGLARPDPQTEEDMLRAVPLTEQGTPRRFPDPRGMWIRLINGTGPADDPFRATNAIDCALSVLSTWYGAPAVAAPRRPEYDRVGRPLLSGEAGGVARAERWLGQRFQYVGQGRHAYLPIAQALLAGGHGSSAVVINRWPAGGSHAWNAVNFDGEVIWIDGQRGHMAVEPPYESVTGVFCVVIDREGRRL, via the coding sequence GTGAGCGAGTGGAGTTTGGCCTCGGGGGTCTACAACCCCGTGGTGACCGTGGACGGGCAGCGGTGGCGGGACTTCGAGCTGGAGTTTCAGGTGGCGGCCTCGGCGGCGGCGCCTCTGGAGCGGGAGCGGATGCGCTGGGGGCCGGCCCGGCTGGACCAGTGCCGGCCGTACGGGGTGGCGGGCGGGCTGGCCAGGCCTGATCCGCAGACCGAGGAGGACATGCTGCGGGCCGTCCCCCTCACCGAGCAGGGCACCCCGCGCCGCTTCCCCGACCCGCGCGGCATGTGGATCAGGTTGATCAACGGGACCGGGCCGGCCGACGACCCGTTCCGGGCCACCAACGCGATCGACTGCGCGCTGTCGGTGCTCTCCACCTGGTACGGGGCCCCGGCGGTGGCCGCGCCCCGGCGGCCCGAGTACGACCGGGTCGGCAGGCCGCTGCTCAGCGGCGAGGCCGGGGGAGTGGCCAGGGCGGAGCGGTGGCTGGGACAGCGCTTCCAGTACGTGGGGCAGGGGCGCCACGCCTACCTCCCGATCGCGCAGGCGCTGCTGGCCGGTGGGCACGGTTCCTCGGCCGTCGTCATCAACCGCTGGCCGGCCGGGGGCAGCCACGCCTGGAACGCGGTGAACTTCGACGGCGAGGTGATCTGGATCGACGGGCAGCGGGGGCACATGGCGGTGGAGCCGCCGTACGAGTCGGTGACCGGCGTGTTCTGCGTCGTGATCGACAGGGAGGGGCGGCGGCTGTGA